The Oncorhynchus clarkii lewisi isolate Uvic-CL-2024 chromosome 12, UVic_Ocla_1.0, whole genome shotgun sequence genome segment ccttcaatgctacagattttttttggaacccttccccagatctgtgcctcgacacaatcctgtctcggagctctacagacaattcctttgatgtcatggcttggtttttgctctgacatgcactttcaactgtgggaccttatatagacagttgcttctttccgaatcatgtccaatcaattgaatttaccacaggtggacttcaatcaagttgtagaaacatctcaaggatgatcaatggaaacaggatgcacctgagctcaatttcgagtctcatggcaaaggttctgaatacttatgtaaataagtgttaggttcttatttttgaGAGTAAATAACTCAAGGACACTAGAtaagctttaaccaagtttaattcttcccaaaggttctgtacagctgtaattcagacaacCCAACATTTATCCCATCACAGATATATATATCCCACTTaagacactcctccttctctccaatccttacatcttatggttcTACAGGAAAAGAGTAACAGGATACTAAACCCTTATTACTcccttcaggggatctgacctcacctcctgacctcaacccctccttcacctaatccacagatgtctaTCTTTCTCCCCTATATCAACATGTTGCTCTCCTCCCAtccacccaacacattccaaagccatatgtctttctacagagaaccattaacttctgacaTAAAACCCAGTCTCTTTCACTATTCTATGCTTCTTCTCcatcatttatttaatatctcaatgttcaaaatgtcaaatcaaacataaggtatttctgttttttagcaaacatttcttaaactcTGTTTtcgcgttgtcattatggggtattgtgtgtagattgatgaggaaaatcaATTtttgaacaaggctgtaacgtaataaaatgtggaaaaagtcaagcggtctgaatactttccgaatgctctgtatgtTAATTGCAAAATAATCCCCTCCAGCTTTCCTTGGAGCACAGCCAGAAAAGCACCTCCTTTTGCTACTTCTCACAATGCAGCAGACAATGGCCATAAACTGTATTATCAACATAGTTTGAGCCTGTTCTCTTTATAACACAGAATGTTGGCTCCTCTTTCAAACCAGTCCTGTATTAACTTACTTTCTCTGTACCAGGCATCACAGTATGGGTGAAGGATTATGACACGGGACAGGAAGAGGGGCGGCCGGTGTCCCCGTTCTCTGAGGAGTGCTGTGaggagctgtgggacagggtggAGGGGGTGAGGCACAAGCTGACCCGCATCCTGAACCCAGCCAAGCTCACCCCCTACCTGAGGCAGTGCAAGGTCATCGACGAGCAGGATGAGGATGAGGTCCTCAACTCCATCCAGTACCCACTACGTATCAGCAAggctggtgagagagagggagggagagggattgtGTGGGAgcaaaaaagagagggagaatgagagaaaaattATGGAAGTGAATGAGAAGAGTGTaaaaggtacagttgaagttggaagtttacatacaccttaaccaaatacatttaagtttcacaattcctgacatttaatcctagtaaaaatgtacTGTCTTCGATAAATtgggatccccactttattttaagagtgaaatgtcagaataatagtagagagaattatttatttaagcttttatttctttcatcacattcccagttggtcaaaagtttacatacactcaattagtatttggtagcattgcctttaaattgtttaacatgggtccaacgtttcgggtagccttccacaagtttcccacaataagttgggtgaatttggtcccattcctcctgacagagctggcgtaactgagtcaagtttgtaggcctccttgctcgcacacgctttttcagttctgcccacaaatgttctataggattgaggtcagggctttggatggccactccaataccttgactttgttgtccttaagccattttgctacaactttggaagtatgcttggggtcattgttcatttggaagacccatttttgaccaagctttaactttaactgatgtcttcagatgttgcttcaatatatccacatacttttccttccatgtgatgccatctattttgtgaagtgcaccagtccctcctgccgcagagcacccccacaacatgatgctgccaccccagtgcttcaaggttgggatgttgttcttcggcttgcaagccttccccttgttcctccaaacataatgatggtcattatggccaaacagttctatttttgtttcatcagaccagagaacatttctccaaaaagtacgatctttgtccccatgtgcagttgcgaaccgtagtctggcttttttatggcggttttggagcagtggcttcttccttgatgagtggcctttcaggttatgtcgatataggactcgttttactgtggatatagatagttttgtacctgtttcctccagcatcttcacaaggtcctttgctgttgttctgggattgatttgtacttttctctccattcatccctatgagacagaacgtgtctacttcctgagtggtatgacggctgcgtggtcccatggtgtttatacttgagtactattgtttgtacagatgaacgtggtaccttcaggcgtttggaaattgctcccaaggatgaaccagacttgtggaggtctacaatttattttctgaggtctttaggctgatttctttagattttcccatgatgtctagcaaagaagcactgagtttgaaggtaggccttgaaatacatccacaggtacacctccaattgactcaaatgatgtcaattagcctatcagaagcttctaaagccatgacattttctggaattttaaccgacttgccaaacctatagtttgttaacaagaaatgtgtggagtggttgaaaaactagttttaaggagtgagagtgagagacagagggaggggagacaggtatGAGTAACGAGGCAGGAGATCAAGATAAAAGGATTGAAGGAGTGGGCACTAGCTAGGTAAAGGCGAGGGAGAGATAAAGGAGGAGGTAGACAGATGGGGAGTGAAAAAGAcggggagagaggaagatacaGAGAGATGAGGTTAGAGAGGAAAAGATGACAAAGGGATTACCTGGAACATGAGCAGCTTTCACACTTTTGTCAGTACAGTACTTAAAGTGTCTCCATCTTCAGGATGTATTGTCGTCTTCGTCTTATAAACTTTAATGATGTCCTAACTGTTTGTCAGGACGTTTGATTGACATCCTGCATGGGCGGGGCCAGCGTGGCCTCCAGGCCTTCATGGAGTCTTTGGAGTTCTACCACCCCGAGCAATACACTCAGCTCACTGGACAACAGCCCACCCAGCGCTGCTCCATCATCTTGGGTGAGGATTTGTCCCCAAATATCCCCCTTCCACTCCTGTATGACCAGTGTTCCCCCATCCCCCATTTACCTCCATTGCTGTGTCCCCCCAGATGAGGAGGGTCCAGAGGGCCTGACTCAGTTCCTGCTGCTCGAGGTGCGTAAGCTGAGGGAGCAGCTGCTGGGGAGCCGCGTGTGTGAGCGCCGCCTGTCCCAGCGTTGCCGTGTGGCCGAGGAGGAGCGCAGCCGGGCTGAACGCAAGACACTGGACCTACGACATGACCGGCTGCAGATAGAGAGGTGCACCACACGGAACCACACATACAGGGCTTAAAGCACTGTGAGACAAATGACACTAGCATTAAAGTTGATTAATTGAACTTCACAGGTAAAACCACACAGGCATCTGGCTGTTATCCACAAGGCCCAACAATGTGCATTGCACCCAAAGTGAATGACAGTATTCAGACTGGAACTTGAAACATCGGGAATGATATACATAAACTACATTCGTGATAAGCCATGGTCCATGGCTGTCATAATTTTTTTTAATAGGGATGTACAGTTTCTATGTCCAGTGTACTGAGAGCTGGCTGAATGTGTCTCCCACAGGCTGCGTCAGGACTGGGAGGCAGGCAGCAGGGAGCTGGGCAGGCTGAAGGACAGGCACCTGGAGCAGGCTGTGAAATACTCTCGTGCCCTGGAGGATCAGGCCAAGGCCTCCGCACGTGAGAGAGAGCTACTGGAACaggtatagagaggagagggggccaAAGGGTCTGATGGGTTGTTGAAGCAGAGGGAGGGTGACTGGGACAGAAGAAAGCAGCTAGAGAAAGAtaaaaggatggatggagggtatACATTTTTTGAAAGAGCTGTTGAGACATGCCTTTATAGGAAGCCTTTTCCCTGGTAGGATTCCCTTGTAATACTCTTACTCAACCTTTTCTACAGATGGAGCAGCTGAAGACCAGACtgatggaggcagagaaagagactgaCAGTAGTCCTGCCCCTACGGCGCCAGTCAGAAGGAACAGGAGTGTCGCCCATCGGACGAACGACGCCCCCGCTGTTCCCGAGAAGAGGGAGGAGCCACTGCAGCACATTGACATTCAGAAGTCAGGTCACATTGAAACACAGGTAGAGCCACCACTCAGAGTGAATCTGATTCACCCTCTGAGTTTGTGATGGTTTCCCCGCTCCGACGGTGCTGCTCTAACTCTTGTATTGTTCCGTTTTGACCTGAGGCTCTGTTGGACATCCTGAAGCAGGACCGCAGGGAGGCAGCAGAGCAGAGACACGAGCTGTGTGGCAACATCGCCAGACTAcagggagagctggagagctCTGAGGATTTCAGGGACAAGGTGGGAGCAGAGAAAGACCATTCTGTCCCGTGATTCACTCTCAGAAGTCACTGAGCTGGTGACAGTTTTTCAAGTTGTCTTTGTTCAGGCTTCATAAAGTGTTAAAACACACCTCTTGTATATCAACACAATTGTATTATTCTGTCTTTGATGGTATGGTGTGTTGTGAAGCAGGAGTCTCAGTGTGAGCAGCTGCAGCTGAAGGTGAGGACTCTGCAGCTGGACTGGGAGACGGAACAGAAAAGGAGCATTTCCTACTTCAACCAGATTATGgagctggagaaggagagggaccagGTCAGTAGGTCTGAGTAGGGATACGGGTTAGAATCAAGTAATCAATGTATGGTAAGGTTTTTGTTTCTGTTGGTTTAAATTGTTCATGGCTGTTTGGACACTGAATGAACATGCACAGAGTGTAACGGTTGTctgtggtggaagaagaggaggaccaatgctcagcgtggtaagtgtccatagtgATAATTTATTATCatgaatacaaaaacaaattAACGAGAACgaacaaaacaaaacagtcctgtatggTAAATATACAAatcagaaaacaatcacccacaactcaagggtgaaaacaggctgcctaagtatggttctcaatcagggacaacgattgacagctgcctctgattgagaaccataccaggccaaacacagaaatcccaaatcatagaaaaaagaacatagactgcccaccccaactcacgccctgaccatactaaaacaaagacaaaacaaaggaactaaggtcagaacgtgacacagaggAATATTGAGGTCGGAGTGTTGAGTTTGAGGCATTTTTGCAGGATAATATAAGGCCCTTCTCTGCATAGTTGCCCCATTACTCACCGTAATACATCATTTTTGTCTTGTCATGCAGGTGTTTCCACTACTCAGTATCTCCCCcactctgtgtctgcctgtctcctcATAACTCATCTCTCTAGCacgttctctcctcctccttctgatACTGTATATCCTTCAGGCTCTGCGCAGTCGAGACAGCCTGCAGTTGGAGTATACTGACTGCCTATTGGAAAAGAACCGCCTGCGTAAACGCATTGCAGAGCTTCAGGCCAATCTagagcagcagcagagagagctggagaaagagaaggacaggaGCAGGGAGCAGAGTTCCCCCTGTATGCACTGTGTGAGTCTCAGCTACTGTATGTACACACATTCCGTGTACACACTTTTGATTATACTTGCACAACACAAGTGTGTTTTCCCTATTTTGTCAGACATACAGTTTCACAAACTCACAAAAATACGATAATCAAATTACAGTGTGGACCTGTTAGCCTTCTCCTGTACTCTTCTAATGTgattgtctctctgtccctctcctagTCTCACCTGTCTCTGTGCAGCGAGGACGAGCGCTACGGGCCCTGCTGCTCCCTAGACCTCAGCCCTCTGCCCAACAGCACTCACCAGCTGCTCTGCAAGGTCAGAGTTCATTGCCATCTTATCATCTTCGTTGGCAGCAGCTAGAATATTAGCAACATTATAGTGTTAGGATTAACAGCAGCCACAACATTTATCTCTTCATAATCATGTAATAAATAGTCCTTGAGGAGTGTGGCAGTGTAGCTGTCCAACCCGTCTTTTCATTTGACTCATTCAGAGTTGTACTTAACTAGGTACCATTTAGCTGATCCCCGTAACAATAATGATAATTTTACTTGGCATGTTTATTCATGGTCTACTTACAGAGAATATTATTTTTAGATCAGGGTGAAGCAACTCCTGTGTGCTAATTAGGTTGTTGTTTTGCATAGAGTTAGAGATATTATGTTTtatgtattgtttatttaacttttgtttattacctACGTCActtctttggcaatgttaacatatgtttcccatgccaataaagccccttgaactgaattgaattgaTGTTGCCAGAGAGGAATTTGTGTAACTGTCAGCATGTTAGTACCTGTAGGATACCTTTCAGTGAACAGATGTTGGTGATGTCTCTGTTTTTATTTCTGTGTTACAGTCTCCCTCTACAGACCAAACCCATGACCACTCCGAAGGTAAGCctatatttcaaatcaaatcaaatgttatttgtcacatgcaccgaatacaacagaccttgcagtaaaatgcttacttacatgcccttaactaacaatgcagttaagaaaaataccaacaaaaataagaaataaaagtaacaaataattaaagagcagcagtaaaataacaatagcgaggctatatacagggggtagagTTGAGATGaatgcagtgtttcccaaccaagggtacttggcctatccacagggggtactttaAGGGTACTCTGGGTAGAGCAAAATATACTTGGTAGTCGAGTAAcggaaaaaggttgggaaccactggattAGGGGATTGGGGTTTTGCAAGGATAGCATTGAAGAAAAGAGCATTCCTGAGTTGATCCCTTTTCTTTCATTTTGCTTTATTTATTCTAAATGTTTACATCAATGTAGCTGATGAAGGATAAACCTTGTATTTGAACTACTGTTTGAATAAGACATGGTAGAAATAGGCATGgccaaaacaaatgtttttttttggaccACTTTGATGAGAGAGGATAGGCTTAGACTTCTAAATCATTTCTTTTGTCTGCAGGTTCCCGCTCAAACTCAGAGGAGAATCTCTTGACAGCAGTGAGTTGTTACATTACTCCACAACACTTTGTGACATGCCGACATATCAAAGCATCATGTCTCATCTTGCGTTAATCTATATTATATtaacaaatgtatttttctcaCTGAACAGTATAGCTGTGAATACACACAGTATATGTGGATTGTTGAATAATTAATCACCTTTTTCAAGTTGTCTTGGGGACAATGAATAGGTTTAAATTGTTGGCCTGCATCTATACTTACTATAGTCATTCTCTATTTCCCTTTTTGTTTGTGTCCTGTGTGTTTTACAGACAGTGGACAGTGAGAGGGATGTTAACAGGCTCTCCATCTTCCCCTTCCCTCCCTGTATGGACTCCATCAACCGCAGGGTCAACATAGAGTATGTCATACCCATAGAATTAGGAAATAGaattattattaatttaataGGATATCTATGGTCATACCATAGCAGATCAACTTTTACATTATTCTCTGATATGGAGATATCACTCTCTTAAATCCCATGTTATGCTAGAAATGCATTTAAAActaaataaatgatgatgaaaaGTCCTCTATTGTGATCTTATCCCTTTACAGGTTTGACCTGGACTCCTGGGGCAGTGATGAGAATGAGAACCTCACAGGTTTG includes the following:
- the LOC139421330 gene encoding caspase recruitment domain-containing protein 10-like codes for the protein MSGITVWVKDYDTGQEEGRPVSPFSEECCEELWDRVEGVRHKLTRILNPAKLTPYLRQCKVIDEQDEDEVLNSIQYPLRISKAGRLIDILHGRGQRGLQAFMESLEFYHPEQYTQLTGQQPTQRCSIILDEEGPEGLTQFLLLEVRKLREQLLGSRVCERRLSQRCRVAEEERSRAERKTLDLRHDRLQIERLRQDWEAGSRELGRLKDRHLEQAVKYSRALEDQAKASARERELLEQMEQLKTRLMEAEKETDSSPAPTAPVRRNRSVAHRTNDAPAVPEKREEPLQHIDIQKSGHIETQALLDILKQDRREAAEQRHELCGNIARLQGELESSEDFRDKQESQCEQLQLKVRTLQLDWETEQKRSISYFNQIMELEKERDQALRSRDSLQLEYTDCLLEKNRLRKRIAELQANLEQQQRELEKEKDRSREQSSPCMHCSHLSLCSEDERYGPCCSLDLSPLPNSTHQLLCKSPSTDQTHDHSEGSRSNSEENLLTATVDSERDVNRLSIFPFPPCMDSINRRVNIEFDLDSWGSDENENLTGVQSEVSLSNSCSSLHSHLFPPDLINLPPVPPHKPNYSSLCFEPLSPVPSPPTTHKKGRGSLADDITIIGGNHTGIFVSSVRAGSPAEQWGLKEGSELLELEKVLFGGGSVLMGQCTGEVAHFSLQWWTEPSSLKHQTNTGAYSKLCAQLPSPTFHGADSFYVRVNLDLDPHSDLPCLGVRCDDIIHVTDTRYNGKYQWRCTLVNPRTAKPLQAGVMPNYNRAQQLLLVRLRTLALEQKDFKKKVSKKGSERVRLVKAVPPSCRGIGSTPQVLYTLSNRHEEHLIPYSMVQPIQVMTKRPVIFSPSLLSRGLIERLLQPAESGLDFNTCQPELIQATERNDKSVFLLDASTPEQALGISLQSIQDVISQDKHCLLELGLSSVEGLLRQGVYPIVINIRPKNKKHKKLKKLLTGRGEDGVMEEVCQADEQQLETLPLLYHTLEPSTWSCTEDLLLAIRNVIHSQQKALLWLELERLQ